One segment of Vibrio gazogenes DNA contains the following:
- a CDS encoding PilZ domain-containing protein, producing MQKTEIRSIAEKLIPAYKSEDFEKILSQITEGEQPSTKLLVKMELNRVMGPCTKIVDLRGRVQGECREYLLNGLRHWLDDVAFNDYYKYIKKFGGYTEGVWEALYNTRNNFRVMKERNTDNQPSLTDSDSPFEVETIQLGYDLKRKENRMKFASQVDVTLSNGQRLVAVTLDFSPSGAKIKVPAAFDYKLGESIQLHFSELELKHPHLEALQSPIEYRILGIDESLENDAVKFLRLIKLTETQVIEQVIQEHLFNETQKVRHDNQDKIMRARTRAYEHTFLKHACQLPVFFEGDELKVVLLTESNHNIWQYWHDERNQQSLGNLFNQQRMSLLAKQGVSESSNTLYTFKHDYQGKCLFFSMMKSEATPELRKLFWHIGAKKESWRAFRISMFELSAQERKSLATESPELTKHLSSLTHCGILQEVSNPETAADYLLVDKPKMPSSELNIFRHPRKVSGYPVSIFFDARSQRREPRYRLSSQVSIETAQGDVINGKTIDLSKRGVYITLETPVVLKVGDLIKVDFIELKLYNKKLLLDQVPYQVARITPNGQRIQLAIQEDSQTIKIIRFFNRLIESNRDKLIENDEIRPTLALLEGLHHILLDKIVCSPIFVERQGAYLKTTAIGVSRSLEPYQVLLAKLGHGEGYISLDPIFKGHSNTLIAQPMKHVDGAQPHHFDIYFSVRKFGSRVQSLETRLLSDFTTTQERISFIQESLAMGDIYILRYCAIAVFHPVAKLLRSDLDELSLINMHYAKAIEKSIASIVGYGEFFDITEEVLLRLEIN from the coding sequence ATGCAAAAAACAGAAATTAGATCTATCGCGGAAAAATTAATTCCAGCTTATAAGTCAGAGGATTTTGAAAAAATTCTGTCACAGATAACGGAAGGTGAACAGCCCTCGACTAAATTACTTGTAAAAATGGAACTAAATCGAGTCATGGGTCCTTGCACCAAGATCGTCGATCTCCGTGGACGTGTTCAGGGTGAATGTCGAGAATATCTCCTGAATGGTCTGCGTCACTGGCTCGATGATGTCGCTTTTAATGACTATTACAAATATATCAAAAAATTTGGTGGTTATACCGAAGGTGTATGGGAAGCGCTTTATAATACCCGCAACAATTTTCGGGTGATGAAAGAGAGAAATACCGACAACCAGCCCAGTCTTACCGATTCAGATAGCCCTTTTGAAGTAGAAACGATTCAATTAGGCTACGATCTGAAGCGCAAAGAAAACCGGATGAAGTTTGCTTCACAGGTTGATGTGACATTATCCAATGGACAACGGCTTGTTGCCGTCACACTCGATTTTTCCCCTTCTGGCGCAAAAATCAAAGTGCCTGCGGCATTTGATTATAAATTGGGAGAAAGCATCCAGCTTCATTTCTCGGAACTTGAGCTGAAACACCCGCACCTTGAAGCCCTCCAATCTCCAATCGAGTACCGTATACTCGGTATCGATGAATCTCTTGAAAATGATGCAGTAAAATTTCTTCGACTGATCAAACTGACCGAGACACAGGTGATCGAACAAGTCATTCAGGAGCACCTGTTCAATGAAACGCAGAAAGTGCGCCACGATAATCAAGACAAAATCATGCGGGCCAGAACCCGTGCCTACGAACATACATTTCTGAAGCATGCTTGTCAGCTTCCGGTGTTTTTTGAGGGCGATGAGCTCAAAGTTGTTCTTTTGACCGAAAGCAACCACAATATCTGGCAGTATTGGCATGATGAAAGAAATCAGCAGTCGTTGGGCAATCTGTTTAACCAGCAACGGATGTCACTTCTTGCGAAACAAGGTGTGAGTGAAAGTAGTAATACCCTCTATACTTTTAAACACGACTATCAAGGAAAATGTTTGTTTTTTTCCATGATGAAGTCAGAAGCGACGCCCGAATTGCGCAAATTATTTTGGCACATCGGTGCCAAAAAGGAATCGTGGCGAGCTTTTCGAATCTCAATGTTTGAACTCAGCGCTCAGGAACGGAAAAGTCTTGCCACAGAATCACCGGAGCTGACTAAGCATCTTTCCTCACTGACTCACTGTGGGATATTGCAAGAGGTCAGTAATCCAGAAACCGCTGCAGATTACCTGCTGGTCGATAAACCGAAAATGCCTAGCAGTGAATTAAATATTTTCCGTCATCCGAGAAAAGTGAGTGGTTATCCTGTTTCAATCTTCTTTGATGCCCGCTCTCAACGCAGAGAGCCCCGCTATCGGCTGAGTTCACAGGTCTCTATCGAAACCGCTCAAGGCGATGTTATCAACGGCAAAACCATTGATCTGTCCAAACGGGGAGTTTATATCACCCTTGAAACCCCCGTTGTCTTGAAGGTCGGGGATCTGATCAAGGTCGATTTTATTGAACTCAAACTCTATAACAAGAAATTACTGCTGGATCAGGTCCCCTATCAAGTCGCCCGAATCACGCCAAATGGTCAGCGTATTCAGCTTGCCATTCAGGAAGATAGTCAAACGATAAAAATAATCCGTTTTTTCAATCGGTTAATTGAAAGCAACCGAGATAAATTAATCGAAAATGACGAAATACGACCCACCTTAGCACTACTCGAGGGACTGCATCATATTCTCTTGGATAAGATTGTCTGCTCACCGATCTTTGTCGAACGACAAGGCGCCTATCTCAAAACCACAGCAATTGGAGTCAGTCGCTCACTCGAGCCCTATCAGGTGTTGCTGGCAAAACTCGGACATGGAGAAGGCTATATATCCCTGGATCCGATTTTCAAAGGACATAGTAATACTCTGATCGCGCAACCGATGAAACATGTTGATGGCGCACAACCTCACCATTTTGATATCTATTTTTCCGTCAGGAAATTCGGTAGTCGGGTCCAGTCGCTTGAAACACGCTTGTTATCTGATTTTACAACCACCCAAGAACGAATATCCTTCATTCAAGAATCGTTAGCGATGGGGGATATTTATATCCTCAGATATTGTGCAATCGCAGTATTCCACCCAGTGGCAAAATTATTACGTTCCGATCTGGATGAGTTGTCACTAATTAATATGCATTATGCCAAAGCCATCGAAAAATCGATTGCTTCTATTGTCGGTTATGGTGAGTTTTTTGATATTACCGAAGAGGTACTACTCCGTCTGGAAATCAACTAA
- the serB gene encoding phosphoserine phosphatase: protein MNSQKTLLITQKTALAEQLQQRIQHVQANWILYSASLSPDFFTQLDELTGMFNPINRIWRVGHYDVALMAGDLTASHEKSLQQLQVDYACLEALPDLSQPGLLLMDMDSTAIQIECIDEIAKLAGVGAEVSAVTERAMQGELDFEQSLRQRVAQLTGADANILAQVRAVLPLMPELRELISALKDFGWRTAIASGGFTYFSDYLQEMLALDFAQSNVLEIVDGQLTGKVLGEVVSAQTKADILRSLTTQYNLQSANTVAVGDGANDLVMMDAAGLGIAFHAKPKVEAQAQSAIRYAQLGGILCILSASLVLQS from the coding sequence ATGAACTCGCAAAAGACATTGTTAATTACACAAAAGACGGCACTCGCAGAACAGTTACAGCAACGGATACAACATGTTCAGGCGAACTGGATTTTATACAGTGCCTCCCTGTCTCCTGATTTTTTTACACAGCTTGATGAATTAACCGGCATGTTCAATCCAATCAATCGGATTTGGCGCGTAGGCCACTATGATGTCGCTTTAATGGCAGGAGATTTAACCGCATCTCATGAAAAGAGCCTTCAACAGTTGCAGGTTGATTATGCTTGTCTTGAAGCGCTGCCCGATTTAAGCCAACCGGGCTTGTTACTCATGGACATGGACTCGACAGCCATTCAGATTGAATGTATTGATGAAATTGCCAAACTGGCGGGAGTTGGTGCGGAAGTATCAGCCGTCACGGAGCGAGCGATGCAGGGTGAGCTCGATTTCGAGCAGAGTCTCCGTCAGCGTGTTGCTCAGTTGACCGGTGCGGATGCAAATATTCTCGCACAGGTTCGGGCGGTGCTGCCTTTGATGCCGGAATTGCGTGAGTTGATCTCAGCATTAAAAGACTTCGGCTGGCGAACTGCGATTGCGTCCGGTGGGTTTACTTATTTCTCTGATTATCTGCAAGAGATGCTCGCGCTGGACTTCGCTCAGTCTAATGTACTGGAAATTGTCGATGGTCAACTGACGGGTAAAGTGTTAGGTGAGGTTGTTTCTGCACAGACCAAAGCCGATATTTTACGAAGCCTGACGACGCAGTACAATCTTCAATCGGCCAATACAGTTGCGGTTGGTGATGGTGCGAATGACTTGGTGATGATGGATGCTGCCGGATTAGGAATCGCGTTCCATGCAAAACCGAAAGTCGAAGCTCAGGCTCAGTCTGCGATTCGCTATGCGCAGCTAGGTGGCATTCTCTGTATTTTATCAGCAAGTTTGGTATTACAGTCTTAA
- a CDS encoding YtjB family periplasmic protein yields MSGSLFSLRVFLRIIAVLSVVMMFVFTAENSVMISKGNEKIQTNQLETLTKLLISQASLTASSFLAEQDEEKLKSLTNQLARDRLVFDATIYDAEGVQIAASDSALSVRDVLGLDTPLKTASIGRQQLVEPVLHDNNVIGFIRITFETGKVTAISDHHYRKSDRYMYLMILASFTSGILLTLLLRRQKRRVRQGENLLLKNAG; encoded by the coding sequence ATGAGTGGTTCCCTGTTTTCGTTACGCGTATTTCTACGTATCATTGCTGTCCTCAGTGTTGTTATGATGTTTGTCTTTACGGCAGAAAACAGCGTGATGATTAGTAAGGGCAATGAAAAAATTCAGACGAATCAACTGGAGACGCTGACCAAACTGCTGATCTCACAAGCCTCACTCACGGCCAGTAGCTTTTTAGCGGAGCAGGATGAAGAAAAACTGAAATCGCTGACCAATCAACTGGCACGTGATCGATTAGTGTTTGATGCCACGATCTATGATGCAGAAGGCGTACAAATTGCCGCAAGCGACTCAGCGCTCAGCGTCAGGGATGTCTTAGGTCTGGATACTCCGTTGAAAACGGCAAGCATTGGTAGGCAACAGTTGGTTGAACCGGTGTTACACGACAACAACGTGATCGGTTTCATTCGCATTACTTTTGAAACGGGGAAAGTGACGGCTATATCTGATCACCATTACCGGAAAAGTGATCGTTATATGTATTTAATGATCTTGGCAAGCTTTACCAGCGGTATTCTGCTGACCTTATTACTCCGTCGTCAAAAAAGACGTGTCCGTCAAGGTGAGAATTTACTGTTAAAAAATGCAGGATGA
- the deoD gene encoding purine-nucleoside phosphorylase — protein MATPHINAEMGDFADVVLMPGDPLRAKYIAETFLDDVVQVCDVRNMFGYTGTYKGRKISVMGHGMGIPSCSIYVTELIKDFGVKKVIRVGSCGAVRSDVHIRDVVIGMGACTDSKVNRIRFKNHDFSAIADYQMVKAAEEAAKARGVDVKVGNLFSAELFYTPDPDMFDVMDKYGIIGVEMEAAGIYGVAAEYGAKALTICTVSDHIKTGEQTTAQERQTTFNDMIEIALESVLIGDAQ, from the coding sequence ATGGCTACGCCACATATTAATGCTGAAATGGGAGATTTTGCCGATGTCGTCTTGATGCCGGGAGATCCACTGAGAGCAAAATATATTGCTGAAACTTTTTTAGATGATGTCGTACAAGTTTGCGACGTGAGAAATATGTTCGGTTATACCGGAACATATAAAGGGCGGAAGATCTCTGTGATGGGGCATGGTATGGGGATTCCATCTTGTTCTATTTATGTCACAGAGCTGATTAAAGATTTTGGAGTCAAGAAAGTGATTCGGGTTGGCAGTTGTGGAGCGGTTCGTTCAGATGTTCATATTCGTGATGTGGTCATCGGAATGGGGGCTTGTACCGATTCTAAAGTCAATCGTATCCGCTTCAAAAATCATGACTTTTCAGCCATTGCTGATTATCAGATGGTGAAAGCGGCTGAAGAAGCCGCCAAAGCTCGCGGTGTTGATGTGAAAGTCGGTAACCTGTTTTCAGCCGAGCTATTTTATACACCGGATCCAGACATGTTTGATGTGATGGATAAATACGGCATTATCGGTGTAGAGATGGAAGCTGCCGGTATTTATGGTGTTGCTGCCGAATATGGTGCGAAAGCACTCACGATTTGTACCGTATCCGATCATATCAAGACTGGTGAACAGACCACCGCTCAGGAACGTCAAACGACATTCAACGACATGATTGAGATTGCACTTGAATCCGTATTGATTGGTGACGCGCAGTAA
- the deoC gene encoding deoxyribose-phosphate aldolase, which produces MNELQSAAQRALTLMDLTTLNDDDTEEKVISLCQSAKTPFGTTAAICIYPRFIPIAKKTLREQGTPDIKIATVTNFPHGRDDIESALAETRAAVAYGADEVDVVFPYRALMNGNEQIGFDLVKQCKTACGSDVLLKVIIETGELKTEALIKQASEIAIRAGADFIKTSTGKVAENATPAYAKMMLEVIRDLGVAGKVGFKPAGGVRTAQEAALYLSMADEIMGESWADSRHYRFGASSLLNALLATLEGTEVSQSSDSY; this is translated from the coding sequence ATGAACGAATTACAGTCAGCGGCTCAACGGGCGTTAACCTTAATGGATTTAACTACGTTGAATGACGATGATACTGAAGAAAAAGTGATTTCGTTGTGTCAAAGTGCGAAGACGCCTTTTGGAACAACCGCTGCGATTTGTATTTATCCTCGCTTTATCCCTATCGCTAAAAAAACGCTCCGGGAGCAAGGTACGCCGGATATCAAGATTGCAACGGTCACTAATTTCCCTCACGGGCGAGATGATATTGAGTCTGCGCTTGCAGAAACTCGGGCTGCGGTTGCTTATGGTGCGGATGAGGTCGATGTTGTTTTTCCTTACCGTGCTTTAATGAACGGGAATGAGCAGATTGGTTTCGATTTAGTCAAACAATGTAAAACGGCTTGTGGTAGTGATGTACTGCTAAAAGTGATTATTGAAACGGGTGAATTAAAAACAGAAGCACTGATTAAACAAGCTTCTGAGATTGCGATTCGTGCGGGTGCCGACTTTATTAAAACGTCAACCGGGAAAGTAGCAGAAAATGCAACGCCTGCTTATGCCAAGATGATGTTGGAAGTTATTCGTGATCTGGGTGTTGCGGGTAAAGTTGGTTTTAAACCAGCCGGTGGCGTAAGAACCGCACAAGAAGCTGCACTTTACCTGTCGATGGCTGATGAAATCATGGGTGAATCGTGGGCTGACAGTCGCCACTACCGTTTTGGTGCATCCAGTTTGTTAAATGCGCTATTGGCAACATTGGAAGGCACAGAAGTTTCTCAAAGTTCTGATTCATATTAA
- a CDS encoding NupC/NupG family nucleoside CNT transporter, giving the protein MGLFMSLVGMVVLIGIAFLLSDNRKAINFRTVGGAFAIQFLLGGFVLYNPWGRDLLAGLTAGVQNVINYGKDGTGFLFGSLVNFSVDGLGFIFAFQVLPAVVFFCSLIAVLYYIGVMPIAIKIIGGALQKALGTSRAESMSAAANIFVGQTEAPLVVRPYVPKMTQSELFAIMCGGLASIAGSVLAGYAAMGVRLEFLVAASFMAAPGGLLFAKIMKPETETPHNQEITNFDEGNDKPSNLIDAAASGASTGMQLALNIGAMLLAFIGLIALVNGMLGGIGGWFGMPELSLDLLLGWLFSPLAYIIGVPWAEATTAGSFIGQKIVLNEFVAYSNLVPYMGDHAQVVAATGQVMSEKTTAIISFALCGFANLSSIAILLGGLGGIAPNRRHDIARMGVRAVVAGTLSNLMAATIAGFFLSF; this is encoded by the coding sequence ATGGGCTTGTTTATGAGCTTAGTAGGGATGGTTGTTCTAATTGGAATTGCCTTTCTGCTTTCAGATAATCGTAAAGCGATCAATTTTAGAACGGTTGGCGGAGCTTTTGCCATCCAATTTTTATTAGGTGGTTTTGTTCTTTATAACCCTTGGGGACGCGATCTTCTGGCGGGGTTAACCGCTGGTGTGCAGAACGTCATTAACTACGGTAAAGATGGCACAGGGTTCTTGTTCGGCAGTTTAGTCAATTTTTCGGTTGATGGATTAGGCTTCATCTTCGCGTTTCAAGTGCTCCCGGCTGTTGTGTTCTTTTGCTCTCTGATTGCGGTGCTGTACTACATTGGTGTTATGCCGATTGCCATTAAAATTATTGGTGGTGCGTTGCAGAAAGCATTGGGAACATCTCGTGCGGAATCCATGTCTGCGGCTGCAAACATCTTCGTCGGACAAACCGAGGCGCCATTAGTGGTGCGTCCTTACGTTCCGAAAATGACACAGTCTGAGCTGTTTGCCATCATGTGTGGTGGTTTAGCTTCGATTGCGGGTAGTGTACTTGCCGGATATGCTGCGATGGGTGTTCGTTTGGAGTTTCTGGTTGCAGCATCTTTTATGGCCGCACCGGGTGGTTTACTTTTTGCAAAAATTATGAAACCAGAAACCGAAACGCCCCATAATCAGGAAATAACGAATTTTGACGAAGGCAATGATAAGCCATCGAACTTGATTGATGCCGCAGCAAGCGGTGCATCGACAGGGATGCAACTGGCGTTAAATATTGGTGCAATGTTACTGGCATTTATCGGTTTGATTGCTTTGGTCAACGGTATGCTTGGCGGTATCGGTGGCTGGTTCGGGATGCCTGAACTTTCTTTGGATTTGCTGCTTGGTTGGTTGTTCTCACCATTGGCTTATATCATTGGTGTTCCTTGGGCTGAGGCAACAACAGCCGGTTCGTTTATTGGGCAGAAAATTGTGTTGAATGAGTTTGTCGCTTATTCCAACCTTGTGCCTTACATGGGTGATCATGCTCAGGTTGTTGCTGCGACAGGGCAAGTGATGTCAGAGAAAACAACTGCAATTATCTCCTTCGCCCTGTGTGGTTTTGCGAATTTATCTTCAATTGCCATTTTGTTAGGCGGTTTGGGGGGAATTGCACCGAACCGGAGACATGATATTGCCCGGATGGGTGTGCGAGCTGTCGTTGCCGGGACATTATCTAATCTAATGGCTGCAACGATTGCCGGATTCTTCCTCTCTTTCTAG
- a CDS encoding TatD family hydrolase yields MTKIVKPRLFDTPRLFDTHCHFDFEPFQSESVLHWQQASDAGVSRLLIPSVGIGNWDAVQELTTIAPQQLFYALGFHPYFLNTDCAEMSCSERMSFLEARLVVADENCVAIGECGLDAVVDVPSALQEAIFIAQLSIAQNAGLPVILHSRKTQSRLLQLIKQHQFTRGGVLHAFSGSEQQAQAFIQLGFKIGIGGVITYSRAAKTRRAVAQLPIEALVLETDAPDMPLFGLQGQSNHPKYLPLVLQALAQLKECAVTDIAEHLWQNSHQIFGLDAD; encoded by the coding sequence ATGACCAAGATCGTTAAGCCTCGATTATTTGATACACCCCGATTGTTTGATACACATTGTCATTTTGATTTTGAGCCATTTCAGTCTGAGAGCGTATTACACTGGCAACAGGCTTCTGATGCCGGTGTTTCACGACTCCTGATTCCTTCGGTGGGGATCGGTAACTGGGATGCGGTACAAGAACTGACGACCATCGCACCGCAGCAATTATTCTATGCCCTTGGTTTCCACCCCTATTTTTTAAATACCGATTGCGCTGAAATGAGCTGCTCTGAACGCATGAGCTTTCTGGAAGCACGCTTGGTTGTTGCTGATGAAAATTGTGTGGCAATTGGAGAGTGTGGATTGGATGCCGTTGTTGATGTTCCGTCAGCGCTTCAGGAAGCGATCTTTATTGCTCAACTGAGTATCGCCCAGAATGCCGGATTGCCAGTGATTCTCCATAGCCGGAAGACCCAGTCACGCTTATTACAGTTGATTAAACAGCATCAATTTACCCGTGGTGGTGTACTACACGCATTTTCAGGCAGTGAACAGCAAGCGCAGGCATTTATTCAATTAGGATTTAAAATTGGTATTGGCGGTGTGATTACCTATTCAAGGGCTGCCAAGACGCGTCGCGCCGTTGCTCAGCTTCCGATAGAGGCTTTGGTGTTAGAAACAGATGCCCCGGATATGCCATTGTTCGGATTACAGGGGCAGTCAAATCATCCCAAATATTTACCACTGGTTTTGCAAGCTTTGGCGCAACTGAAGGAGTGTGCCGTCACAGATATTGCCGAGCACTTATGGCAGAACAGCCATCAGATCTTTGGCCTTGACGCAGATTGA
- a CDS encoding DUF5363 family protein, giving the protein MWCWLKRCLARYDSWCLRMGLTPAQKRSCVPYRSETTDAKQEHDQDR; this is encoded by the coding sequence ATGTGGTGTTGGTTGAAACGTTGTTTGGCGCGTTACGATAGTTGGTGTCTGCGTATGGGCTTAACACCGGCACAAAAACGAAGTTGTGTCCCTTATCGGAGTGAAACGACCGATGCAAAGCAAGAGCATGACCAAGATCGTTAA
- the yaaA gene encoding peroxide stress protein YaaA, whose translation MLIVVSPAKTLDYESPLRTDKHTFPELLEHSKVLIDVCRQLTPADIASLMKVSDKIAGLNVARFAEWENTFSFENARQAILAFKGDVYTGLEAETLSDDDLDYAQLHLRMLSGLYGLLKPLDLMQPYRLEMGTKLTNPRGNNLYQFWGNVITEKLNEAIQAQGDDILVNLASNEYFKSVQVKSLDAQVITPVFKDCKNGQYKVISFYAKKARGMMARYIIENRISSVEKLLDFDVAGYRYDAGESTATELVFKREEQ comes from the coding sequence ATGTTAATCGTCGTTTCCCCCGCTAAAACACTGGATTATGAGTCGCCTTTAAGGACCGATAAACATACGTTCCCTGAATTGCTCGAACATTCAAAAGTTTTAATTGATGTTTGTCGTCAGCTCACCCCGGCTGATATTGCTTCACTGATGAAAGTGAGTGATAAGATTGCCGGCCTCAATGTCGCCCGATTCGCAGAGTGGGAGAACACATTCTCTTTTGAAAACGCTCGTCAAGCGATTCTGGCATTCAAAGGGGATGTTTATACTGGCCTTGAAGCTGAAACCCTTTCTGACGATGATCTGGATTATGCACAGTTGCATTTGCGGATGTTGTCTGGTCTTTATGGTTTACTGAAGCCCCTTGACCTAATGCAGCCTTATCGGCTGGAAATGGGGACTAAACTGACCAATCCTCGTGGTAACAATCTCTATCAGTTTTGGGGGAATGTGATTACAGAAAAGCTCAATGAGGCGATTCAGGCGCAGGGTGATGACATTTTGGTCAATCTGGCTTCCAACGAGTATTTTAAATCGGTTCAGGTTAAATCTCTGGATGCTCAAGTGATCACGCCGGTGTTTAAAGATTGCAAGAATGGTCAATATAAAGTGATTAGCTTCTATGCGAAAAAAGCAAGAGGCATGATGGCTCGTTATATCATTGAGAATCGAATTTCGTCTGTAGAGAAATTGTTGGACTTCGATGTTGCCGGGTATCGCTATGATGCTGGAGAGTCCACAGCAACCGAGTTAGTATTTAAACGAGAAGAACAATAA
- a CDS encoding alanine/glycine:cation symporter family protein, with product MTDLINLLNDLLWGSILVYLLVGVGIYFTIRLEFIQIRHFRHMFSVLKNSRKSDKAGISSFQALCTSLAARVGTGNMAGVAVALTVGGPGAIFWMWMTAMVGMATSFAESALAQLYKTKDRDGNYRGGPAYYMEKGLGMRWMGILFSIFLMIAFGLVFNAVQANSITNAMNTAFGYEPMYIGVGIVILAAFVIFGGIRKIARTAELIVPVMALAYLAIAVFILLTNLEKLPAVFGLIFKSAFGFQEAAAGGLGYMIAQAMINGVKRGLFSNEAGMGSAPNAAATATPYPPHPASQGYVQMLGVFIDTIVICSATVAIILMSGEYVPHGEITGIELTQRALDSQVGGWGSIFVAFAIFFFAFTSIIANYSYAETNLVFLEHNNKRGLAIFRVVFLAMVMFGSLATLPTVWSMADVSMGLMAIVNLIAILLLSGIVVKLAKDYNRQLKAGKVPTFNVKDYPELQSQLEEGIWENPKD from the coding sequence GTGACAGACTTAATCAACTTATTAAATGACCTGCTTTGGGGGTCAATCCTTGTTTATCTATTGGTGGGCGTCGGGATTTACTTTACTATCCGACTTGAATTTATTCAAATTCGTCATTTCCGCCATATGTTCAGTGTGTTGAAAAATAGCCGTAAATCAGATAAGGCAGGCATTTCTTCTTTTCAGGCATTATGTACCAGTCTTGCTGCCAGAGTCGGAACCGGAAACATGGCAGGGGTTGCCGTGGCACTGACAGTCGGTGGGCCGGGCGCCATTTTCTGGATGTGGATGACTGCGATGGTCGGGATGGCAACGTCCTTTGCCGAAAGTGCATTGGCGCAATTGTATAAGACCAAAGATCGGGATGGTAATTATCGTGGTGGTCCTGCTTATTACATGGAAAAAGGCTTGGGAATGCGTTGGATGGGAATCCTGTTCTCTATTTTCCTGATGATTGCATTCGGTCTGGTGTTCAACGCCGTGCAAGCCAACTCGATTACCAATGCCATGAATACCGCATTTGGCTATGAACCCATGTATATCGGTGTCGGTATTGTGATTTTAGCAGCGTTTGTGATTTTCGGTGGTATCCGGAAAATTGCCCGCACGGCTGAATTAATTGTTCCGGTGATGGCTCTGGCCTATTTGGCGATTGCGGTTTTCATTCTGCTGACGAATCTTGAGAAGCTTCCGGCAGTTTTTGGCCTGATTTTTAAAAGTGCTTTTGGCTTTCAGGAAGCTGCTGCCGGTGGTCTGGGCTATATGATTGCTCAAGCTATGATCAATGGTGTCAAACGTGGCCTGTTTTCAAATGAGGCCGGGATGGGATCTGCACCGAATGCTGCTGCAACGGCTACACCGTATCCACCGCATCCTGCATCTCAGGGCTATGTTCAGATGCTGGGGGTGTTTATTGATACCATCGTGATCTGCTCTGCCACGGTTGCGATTATCTTGATGTCAGGCGAGTACGTACCACATGGTGAAATCACCGGGATTGAATTAACGCAACGTGCGCTGGATTCTCAGGTCGGTGGATGGGGCAGTATTTTTGTTGCCTTTGCCATTTTCTTTTTTGCTTTCACATCCATTATTGCCAACTACTCCTATGCTGAGACTAACTTGGTGTTTCTGGAACACAATAATAAAAGAGGTTTAGCAATTTTCCGGGTGGTTTTCCTGGCGATGGTTATGTTTGGTTCTTTAGCAACATTGCCGACTGTTTGGTCAATGGCGGATGTTTCCATGGGACTGATGGCAATTGTGAATCTGATTGCGATTCTGTTGCTATCCGGCATCGTGGTGAAATTGGCAAAAGACTATAACCGCCAGTTGAAAGCCGGAAAAGTACCGACCTTTAATGTGAAGGACTACCCTGAATTGCAATCTCAGTTAGAAGAAGGCATTTGGGAAAACCCGAAAGATTAA